In Thiospirochaeta perfilievii, a single window of DNA contains:
- a CDS encoding monomeric [FeFe] hydrogenase: MIYNNAIQIKRDILYRTSLALLNSDLDRLNRIPVEAAPRNLENIRCCIHKDRAVIKYRVMAALGYSIEDEIDEIEQLSSYASRIDVYNKADKRILTVIKDACRSCKLGHHYISDVCVGCVARPCTTICPKNAIKVINGRSVIDKGLCIDCGKCTTVCPYNAIVKVPVPCEISCPVDALKKNRENIAEIDLNKCISCGRCLKSCPFGAITEKSQIPYIISELKNGSKINALIAPSIIGQFPGELSQIKLGIKKLGFHDVIDVAESASIVAQKEAKEFIDKDCIMTSSCCPSYMECVDKHLQNMKSNVSHTESPMILCGKSIKDSDDKVINVFIGPCLAKKVEASKSDLIDYVLTFEELGALFMAKNIDVLSLKSNESSINKSGYRFASSGGVLTGVSHGVRDYGVWIKGEALNGLSKKSIKKLKVFNKIPHGFDFLEVMACEGGCINGPGVIVSPDISKKKLEEICKNR; the protein is encoded by the coding sequence ATGATTTATAATAACGCTATTCAGATTAAAAGAGACATATTATATAGAACTTCATTGGCTCTACTGAATTCTGATCTTGATAGGTTAAATAGAATTCCCGTAGAAGCAGCTCCAAGAAATCTAGAAAATATCAGATGTTGTATTCATAAGGATAGAGCAGTTATTAAATATAGGGTAATGGCTGCTCTTGGGTACTCTATTGAAGATGAAATTGATGAGATTGAACAGTTATCATCCTACGCTTCTAGGATCGATGTTTATAATAAGGCTGATAAAAGAATTCTAACAGTTATTAAGGATGCATGTAGAAGTTGTAAATTAGGGCATCACTATATTTCCGATGTATGTGTTGGTTGCGTTGCAAGACCCTGTACAACTATATGTCCAAAAAATGCCATAAAGGTCATAAATGGTAGGTCTGTTATAGATAAGGGGCTTTGTATAGATTGTGGAAAGTGTACTACTGTTTGTCCATATAATGCGATAGTTAAGGTGCCTGTACCCTGTGAGATATCTTGCCCAGTTGATGCACTTAAAAAAAATAGAGAAAATATTGCAGAGATTGACCTTAATAAATGTATTAGTTGTGGACGTTGTTTAAAAAGTTGCCCCTTTGGAGCAATAACAGAGAAGAGTCAAATACCATATATTATTAGTGAGTTAAAAAATGGCAGTAAAATTAATGCTTTAATAGCTCCTTCAATTATTGGTCAATTCCCAGGTGAATTATCACAAATTAAATTAGGAATTAAAAAACTTGGGTTCCATGATGTAATTGATGTGGCTGAATCTGCAAGTATTGTAGCCCAAAAAGAGGCAAAGGAGTTTATAGATAAGGATTGTATAATGACTTCATCATGTTGCCCATCCTATATGGAGTGTGTAGACAAACATCTGCAAAATATGAAAAGTAATGTTTCACATACAGAATCCCCTATGATACTATGTGGAAAGAGTATAAAAGATAGTGATGATAAAGTTATAAACGTTTTTATAGGACCCTGTCTTGCTAAAAAGGTTGAGGCTAGTAAAAGTGATTTAATAGACTATGTTCTTACATTTGAGGAGTTAGGAGCACTATTTATGGCTAAAAATATAGATGTTTTATCCCTTAAATCTAATGAAAGCTCTATTAATAAAAGTGGATATAGGTTTGCTTCCTCTGGTGGTGTTTTAACTGGGGTTAGTCATGGTGTTAGAGATTATGGGGTCTGGATCAAAGGTGAAGCTCTAAATGGTTTATCAAAAAAATCCATAAAGAAATTAAAGGTTTTTAATAAAATACCCCATGGATTTGATTTTTTGGAAGTTATGGCTTGTGAAGGAGGCTGTA
- a CDS encoding [Fe-Fe] hydrogenase large subunit C-terminal domain-containing protein — MSKLNPIYTEITECNDCNKCIRECPVKSIKVKSGHAFIEPDLCILCGHCTRVCPRGAKKVRNDLDYVKSYLKENPNQRVIASVAPSYLSEYPGVTFEKLNTLFKKLGFYRAEETAIGAQIVSRYIDNNLLEGVTISSACPVTLSYIKKYRTELSKSILNVDSPLLAHCKELKSKEDCKIVFFGPCIGKKSEADNNPELLLSALTFKDLNKWTEDEEIILEDLEESFVPKRGTNGSFYPIEGGMIKSFKSKNDLRFSYSGIDSIVNSLDGISSHDKNLSGSFFELLACDGGCINGPGASCHSQTALKTIKVLEGASNKQENAKRDVSIVRDWRVDAITQLNFSEEEIRNVMRSVGKVKIEDEINCGACGYSTCREFALALLEGKAETNMCLNYLRKLSEQKANALIHTMPSGVIMVDNNLKIIESNSAFASLMGEDCSTIYKINEGLNGVSLDKILPQFRQFSQCLKSGANSESIIRVKDKIIKCIVYPVVDYLVVGGIFRDITETRSQREKIISKAQEVLTKNVSTVQQIAFLLGENAADSEVMLNSIIESFGKVDDDESSL, encoded by the coding sequence ATGTCTAAACTTAATCCAATTTATACAGAGATTACTGAGTGTAATGATTGTAATAAGTGTATTAGAGAGTGCCCAGTAAAAAGTATTAAGGTCAAATCTGGCCACGCTTTTATTGAGCCTGATCTATGCATTCTATGTGGACACTGTACTAGAGTCTGTCCTAGAGGGGCTAAGAAAGTCAGAAATGATTTAGATTATGTTAAATCCTACTTAAAGGAAAATCCTAATCAGAGGGTTATAGCTTCTGTTGCACCCTCGTATCTATCTGAATACCCTGGAGTTACTTTTGAGAAGTTAAATACACTATTTAAAAAACTAGGCTTTTATAGGGCGGAAGAGACAGCTATAGGCGCCCAAATTGTCTCTAGATATATAGATAACAACTTATTAGAAGGTGTTACAATATCCAGTGCCTGTCCAGTAACTCTATCCTATATTAAAAAGTATAGGACAGAACTATCTAAGAGTATATTAAATGTAGACTCTCCTCTTCTTGCCCATTGTAAAGAGTTAAAATCTAAAGAAGATTGTAAAATAGTCTTTTTTGGACCCTGTATAGGAAAAAAATCAGAGGCTGATAATAATCCAGAGCTATTACTTAGTGCTTTAACATTTAAAGATTTAAATAAGTGGACAGAGGATGAAGAGATAATTTTAGAAGACTTGGAAGAGAGTTTCGTTCCAAAAAGAGGAACTAATGGCTCTTTTTATCCTATAGAAGGGGGAATGATAAAGAGTTTTAAGAGTAAAAATGATCTAAGATTTAGTTATTCTGGAATAGACTCTATTGTTAACTCTTTAGATGGTATAAGTTCACATGATAAAAACCTATCTGGTAGTTTTTTTGAGTTATTGGCATGTGATGGGGGGTGTATTAATGGTCCTGGTGCAAGTTGTCATAGTCAAACCGCTTTAAAAACTATAAAGGTTCTCGAAGGTGCATCCAATAAACAAGAAAACGCTAAGAGAGATGTCTCAATTGTTAGGGATTGGAGGGTTGATGCTATTACTCAACTAAATTTCTCAGAAGAAGAAATTCGTAATGTAATGAGAAGTGTAGGTAAGGTTAAAATTGAGGATGAAATAAATTGTGGTGCCTGTGGTTACTCAACTTGTAGAGAGTTTGCCTTAGCACTTTTAGAAGGAAAGGCCGAGACTAATATGTGCCTAAATTATCTAAGGAAATTATCTGAACAAAAGGCTAACGCTCTTATTCATACAATGCCCTCTGGGGTAATCATGGTTGATAATAACTTAAAGATAATTGAGAGTAACAGCGCCTTTGCATCTCTAATGGGTGAGGATTGTTCTACTATTTACAAAATAAATGAGGGATTAAATGGAGTCTCTCTAGATAAGATCCTTCCCCAGTTTAGACAGTTTTCCCAGTGTTTAAAAAGTGGGGCAAACTCTGAATCTATTATTAGAGTAAAGGATAAAATCATTAAATGTATTGTTTATCCTGTTGTTGACTATCTAGTTGTTGGAGGAATTTTTAGAGATATAACTGAAACAAGATCTCAAAGAGAGAAAATAATATCAAAAGCACAGGAAGTTTTAACAAAAAATGTTTCTACAGTACAGCAAATTGCTTTTTTATTAGGTGAAAATGCCGCTGATAGTGAAGTTATGCTGAATTCAATTATTGAATCCTTTGGAAAGGTGGATGATGATGAATCCAGCCTCTAG
- a CDS encoding ABC-F family ATP-binding cassette domain-containing protein translates to MISCSNVSLAFGKRSLFKDVNIKFTPGNCYGLIGANGAGKSTFLKVLSGELEHDSGEINITPGERMAVLAQDHFAYDEFTVLNTVIMGHERLYQVMSEKDAIYAKEDFSDEDGIKASELEGEFAELNGWEAESEAGILLSGLGVTNDMYDIKMKDMDDTIKVRVLLAQALFGNPDILLLDEPTNHLDIESIKWLEDFLYRFNNTVIVVSHDRHFLNQVCTHIADIDYGKIQIFVGNYDFWYQTSQIISKQLKDQKKKAEDKAAELKTFIARFSSNASKAKQATSRKKQLEKLNIDDLKASSRKFPYVAFKPLRDAGKVILEVDKLTKTIDGELIFEDLSFQVGGDDKIAFVGPNNQAKTVLFQILSGELEPDSGEFRWGVTTSQSYFPKDNTSYFDKDINMTDWLRQFSKEPDDAFIRGFLGRMLFSGDESLKKVSVLSGGEKVRCMLSKIMLEESNVLIMDEPTAHLDLESITSLNNGLIEFKGVLMFNSHDHQFIESIANRIIEFTPKGIIDRKSSFEDYLNSDIASKMRDEAYSDGSHKLLSI, encoded by the coding sequence TTGATTAGTTGTAGTAACGTGTCCCTTGCATTTGGAAAAAGATCACTTTTTAAGGATGTTAATATAAAATTCACTCCTGGTAATTGTTATGGTTTAATTGGTGCAAATGGTGCCGGTAAATCAACATTTCTTAAAGTTTTATCAGGTGAACTTGAGCATGATTCTGGAGAGATAAACATAACTCCAGGTGAAAGAATGGCTGTTTTAGCTCAAGATCATTTTGCTTATGATGAATTTACAGTATTAAACACTGTTATTATGGGTCATGAGAGACTTTACCAGGTTATGTCTGAAAAAGACGCAATATACGCTAAAGAGGATTTTAGCGATGAAGATGGAATAAAAGCAAGTGAACTAGAAGGTGAGTTTGCCGAGTTAAATGGTTGGGAAGCCGAGAGTGAGGCTGGAATTCTTTTATCTGGTCTTGGTGTTACAAATGATATGTACGATATTAAAATGAAAGATATGGATGATACTATTAAAGTTAGGGTTTTACTTGCCCAAGCTCTTTTTGGTAATCCTGATATACTTTTATTAGATGAGCCCACAAACCATTTAGACATAGAGTCTATTAAATGGTTAGAGGACTTTTTATATCGTTTTAATAATACTGTTATTGTTGTATCCCATGATAGGCACTTCTTAAATCAAGTTTGTACTCATATTGCAGATATTGATTATGGAAAAATTCAGATCTTTGTAGGAAATTATGATTTTTGGTACCAAACAAGCCAGATAATTTCTAAGCAATTAAAAGATCAAAAGAAAAAGGCTGAGGATAAGGCTGCAGAGTTAAAAACTTTTATTGCCAGGTTTAGTAGTAACGCCTCTAAAGCTAAACAAGCTACAAGTAGAAAAAAGCAGCTTGAAAAGTTAAACATTGATGATTTAAAAGCATCTTCAAGAAAATTTCCTTATGTAGCATTTAAACCATTAAGGGATGCGGGGAAGGTTATATTAGAAGTAGATAAACTAACAAAAACTATTGATGGAGAACTTATATTTGAAGATCTATCCTTCCAAGTAGGAGGGGATGATAAAATTGCCTTTGTTGGTCCTAATAACCAGGCGAAAACTGTTTTATTTCAAATTTTATCAGGTGAGTTAGAACCTGACTCTGGAGAGTTTAGATGGGGGGTGACAACTTCCCAATCCTATTTCCCAAAGGATAATACATCGTATTTTGATAAAGATATAAATATGACTGATTGGTTAAGACAGTTTTCTAAGGAACCAGATGATGCATTTATTAGGGGATTCTTAGGTAGAATGTTATTCTCTGGGGATGAGTCTTTAAAGAAAGTATCTGTTTTATCAGGTGGTGAAAAAGTTAGATGTATGTTATCTAAAATAATGTTAGAAGAGTCTAATGTTTTAATTATGGATGAACCTACAGCCCATCTTGATCTTGAGTCTATTACTTCATTAAATAATGGTTTAATTGAGTTCAAAGGTGTCTTAATGTTTAACTCCCATGACCATCAGTTTATAGAGTCCATAGCCAATAGAATTATAGAGTTTACTCCAAAGGGTATAATTGATAGAAAGAGTTCTTTTGAAGACTACCTTAATAGTGATATTGCTTCTAAAATGAGGGATGAAGCTTACTCCGACGGATCTCATAAACTTTTATCTATATAA
- a CDS encoding SurA N-terminal domain-containing protein, protein MASKTDNFKKKNNNRNIGALIGSIVILLIVVVSFVLSPALSKLGQSQTSDIVLGSYGNEKITFSFLKETPFRQELASLSNNSTDTMDPRLAQVAYKRAVTKAAAIEEFNSNGYLITKEQLDNAVLNSGYYNVNGSFSPSVFKNTTEAKKQELRVNIKREMQVESWMYHTIIQQKRSSKYLEFISSMSNKKRNFDYITYDYSDYPDELVLDYASSNPKKFTELSLSRITVKDMKTADEVINKLKNNENTFGELAMSYSTDNFKTSNGEMSSTTYEYELESIFGITNSDDLLNSKVGDLPVVVEKDGSVILLTLNSEIVKPDFKDLTNIRSYMLSFERGIIEDYFYDKINSNTSNELAALGKEIKSTGLFSINFGGEQLLSTSIDRVSQNSIFSRAVNNDNFFTTLFSLENDTLSEPIVLGDTISVFKLKEELVDDTNTQEFILSSLDRALLNYKSQVSEDLILKSDKYVDNFYTGYFEILKINQGI, encoded by the coding sequence ATGGCTTCAAAAACTGATAATTTTAAAAAGAAAAATAACAATAGAAACATAGGTGCTCTTATTGGATCTATAGTTATTCTACTTATTGTAGTAGTAAGTTTTGTACTTTCTCCTGCGTTAAGTAAATTAGGACAATCTCAAACATCTGATATTGTTTTAGGTTCTTATGGAAACGAAAAAATAACATTTAGTTTTCTAAAAGAAACCCCATTTAGACAAGAACTTGCATCTTTAAGTAACAATAGTACTGATACAATGGATCCTCGATTAGCTCAAGTTGCGTATAAACGTGCTGTAACTAAAGCTGCTGCTATCGAAGAGTTTAATAGCAATGGTTATTTAATCACAAAAGAACAACTTGACAATGCAGTATTAAACTCTGGTTATTACAATGTTAATGGTTCATTTAGTCCTTCTGTATTTAAAAATACAACTGAGGCAAAAAAACAGGAACTTAGAGTTAACATTAAAAGAGAGATGCAGGTTGAGAGTTGGATGTACCACACTATTATCCAACAGAAAAGAAGTAGTAAGTACTTAGAGTTTATCTCATCAATGAGTAACAAAAAAAGAAACTTTGACTATATTACTTATGACTACTCTGATTATCCAGATGAGTTAGTATTAGATTATGCTAGTTCAAATCCTAAGAAGTTTACAGAACTATCTCTTTCTAGAATTACAGTAAAAGATATGAAAACAGCTGATGAAGTTATTAATAAACTAAAAAATAACGAAAACACTTTTGGTGAATTAGCAATGTCATACTCAACTGACAATTTTAAAACAAGCAATGGTGAGATGAGCTCAACTACATATGAGTATGAACTAGAATCAATTTTCGGAATTACAAATAGTGATGATCTTTTAAACAGCAAGGTTGGAGATTTACCAGTTGTTGTTGAAAAAGATGGAAGTGTAATTTTATTAACACTTAATAGTGAGATTGTTAAACCTGACTTCAAAGATCTTACAAATATTAGATCTTATATGCTCTCATTTGAGAGAGGTATTATTGAAGATTACTTTTATGATAAAATTAATTCTAATACAAGTAATGAGTTAGCTGCTTTAGGTAAAGAGATTAAGTCTACAGGTCTGTTCTCAATTAACTTTGGTGGTGAGCAGTTATTGTCAACTTCAATTGATAGAGTAAGTCAAAACTCTATATTCTCTAGGGCTGTAAATAATGATAACTTTTTTACGACACTTTTTAGTTTAGAAAACGATACACTATCAGAACCTATTGTATTAGGTGATACTATTTCAGTATTTAAACTAAAAGAAGAGTTAGTTGATGATACAAATACACAGGAATTTATTCTATCATCTTTGGATAGAGCTCTATTAAATTACAAAAGCCAAGTTAGTGAGGATTTAATATTAAAATCTGATAAGTATGTAGATAACTTTTATACTGGATACTTTGAAATTCTAAAAATAAATCAAGGAATCTAA
- a CDS encoding DUF3160 domain-containing protein, protein MNKIKVIFFYSLVLLLFSCSNSKSDINKEIIEVTIPTIEEPEIIEEKEESPEIDKKPLSLNIINEEIEWGEFDEVNFESDHYAVVANKKTVLYKNIDIYNKDDIKNLEEELTIEIGTILPIKKTIMLEDTILENYFKFKGDTNYFYLTEYNSEPYIVWGANLHGDINNKLDAQKLSYYYTKEISSETFIPYSGSYNLSNKTLNNLSINRVDFQKLDTEKSILNHYKEDLKDRSNITFITTDLFSTTLFNIIDNLTYVYSKEVLDPQILELSRMFIRVLKEYESQDDKLHNNYTNLLNSTLNLFELTTLLITLDMSEVKKQIIKDELNLIESKKSKTTSPILGNSFDYTLFERESKFSKSIIWLLNSSLKPENLMLVNKIVYENSDLRLLWQNINRDIRYLLGDSKDLDFNGTTQFIDDYIFSIFPSWIDNKSNMDDFIISHKLYNENFRFFGRAFNYDDEISNRINNIKYYTPLDFMSIIGSSVSKSLIKQTEVHNEYYNQYEEVIENIKDSITLDNRSLYSGSINLLKSIFSFEQNRDFFFAEKGKWNQKILFTSHTLLTRIKSKNLDNKPHENVEIMTDPTDITFDVLDFSRPNHYIEPNIDFYNSYLLVITSIMENLDLNSLSIDYISKFENLTNIIMKVLEILEREVNIKELDLEMNDYIVTIPTLLYKIEMEDNSSYFIDRDTINRIDSPYRLYLALDDKVYGKRVAVGYINHYKVNDNNLEQPFWTEDNLK, encoded by the coding sequence ATGAATAAAATTAAAGTGATATTTTTCTATAGTTTAGTTCTACTACTATTTTCTTGCTCAAATAGTAAAAGTGATATCAATAAAGAGATTATAGAAGTAACAATACCAACAATAGAAGAGCCAGAAATAATTGAAGAGAAAGAAGAGAGCCCTGAAATCGATAAAAAACCCTTAAGTTTAAATATTATAAATGAGGAAATTGAGTGGGGTGAATTTGATGAAGTAAATTTTGAATCAGATCACTATGCAGTTGTAGCCAATAAGAAAACTGTTTTATATAAAAATATTGACATATATAATAAGGATGATATAAAAAACCTAGAAGAAGAGTTAACAATAGAGATAGGAACAATACTTCCAATAAAAAAGACAATAATGTTAGAAGATACAATTTTAGAAAACTATTTTAAATTTAAGGGAGATACAAACTATTTTTACTTAACAGAGTATAATAGTGAACCCTATATTGTTTGGGGTGCTAACTTACATGGGGATATAAATAATAAATTAGATGCTCAAAAACTTTCTTATTATTATACAAAAGAGATAAGCTCAGAAACTTTTATACCCTATAGTGGAAGTTATAATTTATCCAATAAAACCTTAAATAACTTATCGATAAATAGAGTTGATTTCCAGAAATTAGATACAGAGAAGTCTATTCTAAATCATTACAAAGAGGACCTAAAAGATAGATCAAATATTACATTTATTACAACAGATCTCTTTTCTACAACACTTTTTAACATAATTGATAATCTAACCTATGTTTATAGCAAAGAGGTTTTAGACCCCCAAATATTAGAGTTAAGTCGTATGTTTATTAGAGTTTTAAAGGAATATGAGAGTCAGGATGATAAACTACATAATAACTATACAAATCTACTAAACTCTACACTTAACCTTTTTGAACTTACAACCCTTCTTATTACTTTAGATATGTCAGAAGTTAAGAAGCAAATAATCAAGGATGAATTAAACTTAATTGAGAGTAAAAAAAGTAAAACTACATCCCCAATTCTAGGTAATAGTTTCGATTACACCCTATTTGAGAGGGAGAGTAAATTCTCCAAATCTATAATCTGGTTATTAAATAGTAGCTTAAAACCAGAGAACTTAATGTTAGTTAATAAAATAGTTTATGAGAACAGTGATCTACGACTATTATGGCAGAACATTAATAGGGATATTAGATATCTATTAGGGGATAGTAAAGACTTAGATTTTAATGGTACTACACAATTTATAGATGACTATATCTTCTCTATTTTTCCTAGCTGGATTGATAACAAATCAAATATGGATGACTTTATTATTTCCCATAAACTCTACAATGAAAACTTTAGATTTTTTGGAAGAGCTTTTAACTATGATGATGAAATAAGTAATAGAATAAACAACATAAAATATTATACCCCCCTAGATTTTATGTCTATTATAGGCAGTAGTGTATCTAAGAGCTTAATTAAACAGACAGAGGTGCATAATGAATATTATAATCAGTATGAGGAAGTTATTGAAAATATAAAAGACTCCATAACACTTGATAACAGATCCCTATATTCAGGATCTATTAACTTATTAAAATCTATATTTAGTTTTGAACAAAACAGGGATTTCTTTTTTGCTGAAAAGGGTAAATGGAACCAGAAAATACTATTTACATCCCACACCCTGCTTACAAGGATTAAGTCTAAAAACCTTGATAATAAACCTCATGAAAATGTTGAAATTATGACTGATCCAACTGATATTACCTTTGATGTATTAGATTTTAGTAGACCAAACCACTATATTGAACCTAATATTGATTTTTACAACTCATATCTTTTAGTAATTACAAGTATTATGGAAAATTTAGATCTAAATAGTCTATCAATTGATTATATTTCAAAGTTTGAGAACCTCACTAATATAATAATGAAAGTATTAGAGATCCTAGAGAGAGAAGTAAATATTAAAGAGTTAGATTTAGAGATGAATGACTATATCGTTACTATACCTACTCTTTTGTATAAGATAGAGATGGAAGATAACAGTAGTTATTTTATAGACAGAGATACAATAAATCGGATAGACAGCCCATATAGGCTTTATCTTGCATTAGATGATAAAGTGTATGGGAAAAGAGTTGCTGTTGGTTATATAAACCATTATAAGGTTAATGATAATAATCTAGAACAACCATTCTGGACTGAAGATAATTTAAAATAG
- a CDS encoding SpoIIE family protein phosphatase — MNPASSFIEVVHKQICKKGQSAVGDTILSKKDQKTGRVVTVLSDGLGSGIKASVLSTLTAKMALNTIEAGVSGVKVAETICATLPICSNRKISYATFTIVDISKDNYTHIIEYDNPKYLHFRGSNILSWSREKTQFKSGASRRNSLYFSQFSTEPGDRIIFFSDGVSQSGLGSRKYPLGYGDSVIGYIESLIKEKEDISASSLADKITKKLY; from the coding sequence ATGAATCCAGCCTCTAGTTTTATTGAAGTTGTACATAAACAGATATGCAAAAAGGGACAATCTGCTGTAGGAGATACCATATTATCAAAGAAGGACCAAAAAACAGGTAGAGTTGTTACTGTTTTATCCGACGGTTTAGGTAGTGGTATTAAGGCCAGTGTATTATCTACTTTAACAGCAAAAATGGCTCTAAATACAATTGAAGCCGGTGTGTCTGGAGTTAAAGTGGCAGAAACCATATGTGCAACACTTCCTATTTGTAGTAATAGAAAAATAAGTTATGCAACATTTACAATTGTAGATATCTCAAAGGATAACTATACCCATATTATTGAGTATGATAATCCTAAATATCTACACTTTAGGGGAAGTAACATACTTAGTTGGTCCAGGGAAAAAACCCAGTTTAAAAGTGGAGCAAGTAGGAGAAATAGTCTCTATTTTTCCCAGTTCAGTACAGAGCCTGGGGATAGAATTATCTTTTTCTCCGATGGTGTAAGTCAATCTGGATTAGGTTCAAGAAAATATCCCCTAGGGTATGGAGATAGTGTTATAGGTTATATAGAATCACTAATAAAAGAAAAAGAGGATATATCCGCTAGCTCCTTAGCGGATAAAATCACAAAAAAGCTCTATTAA
- a CDS encoding (2Fe-2S) ferredoxin domain-containing protein: MVNSEIKLCMGSSCFSRGNSDNLQKIQNFIEENSVKWDIKLVGSLCSGECKTGPNITVNGVLYQNVTNDVVDELLNKLIKDEDHV, translated from the coding sequence ATGGTTAATAGTGAAATAAAGCTTTGTATGGGAAGTTCATGTTTCTCCAGGGGAAATAGCGATAATTTACAAAAAATACAGAACTTTATCGAAGAAAATAGTGTTAAATGGGATATAAAACTAGTTGGAAGTCTTTGTAGTGGTGAGTGTAAAACAGGACCAAATATAACAGTTAACGGTGTTTTGTACCAAAATGTAACCAATGATGTAGTTGATGAACTATTAAATAAACTGATTAAGGATGAAGATCATGTCTAA
- a CDS encoding NAD(P)H-dependent oxidoreductase subunit E encodes MIKVKVCCGTSCYIMGASELIEMDMNKFKSVELEGTTCMNLCQDIDKRPPYIKINGKVYSEVTPKKLTELLEGEFYDL; translated from the coding sequence ATGATAAAAGTCAAGGTTTGTTGTGGAACAAGTTGTTATATTATGGGGGCATCAGAACTAATAGAGATGGATATGAATAAGTTTAAGAGTGTGGAATTAGAGGGGACAACATGTATGAACCTTTGTCAAGACATAGATAAAAGACCTCCATATATAAAAATAAATGGGAAAGTCTATTCTGAGGTTACACCCAAAAAATTAACAGAACTTTTAGAGGGGGAGTTCTATGATTTATAA